The Puntigrus tetrazona isolate hp1 chromosome 16, ASM1883169v1, whole genome shotgun sequence genome includes a region encoding these proteins:
- the cep72 gene encoding centrosomal protein of 72 kDa: protein MAADGLTITEPWIREKLNLQHSCLADVRSLTLPGTYEGKICRLGTSLKNFVRLKSLDLSHNALVTVQGLEHLELLERLSLYYNRLGSLQDVFALHKLQNLKELDLRLNPVVRKNPHYRLYLVHAMSRLRQLDECPVRDRERRAALMLFSSEDSLDTNHQKHASTPDTDCRSSELRIKATQKMMKMLSLLEGNEEAALNEVSRRTWSSRRPEAPSVRFEGLQENPCESDVMCLINDPEFDSPPKQHKESVPKSSDCKKEAPAGSHATVRGQSVFTPHPTEIQPHSHEDDGTAFKRRNQLQDRANPVLHPPRLTYRITSERKRAPPKGAYRKPMELLLGVMEELWSGEKKENRQNRTLLVKTVQILGMMERDVAGGELEIRTLKETLEAFRTRTELQEERHRTETEDLKLQLRQTREATRALSEQMKDVLEENVSLQKRLIKAEKRLLKKPPDAQDRGQQTVPEESDARRREGNGADEPQESYRSLIARNERLLQQLEEALV, encoded by the exons ATGGCGGCAGACGGTTTGACCATAACGGAGCCGTGGATCAGAGAAAAACTCAACCTTCAGCACAGCTGTTTAG CGGATGTGAGATCGTTGACTCTTCCGGGAACATATGAGGGAAAAATCTGTCGTTTAGGAACATCCCTGAAGAACTTCGTTCGTCTGAAATCACTGGATCTCTCTCATAACGCGCTGGTCACCGTTCag gggCTTGAGCACTTGGAGCTGCTGGAGAGACTGAGCCTGTACTATAACAGACTGGGATCTCTGCAGGACGTCTTTGCTCTGCACAAGCTGCAGAATCTGAAGGAGCTGGACTTGCGGCTCAATCCTGTGGTCAGGAAAAACCCACACTACCGTTTATACCTGGTCCACGCCATGAGCAGACTCCGACAGCTCG atgaGTGTCCGGTGCGAGACAGAGAAAGAAGGGCTGCTCTCATGCTTTTCTCGTCAGAGGACAGTCTAGACACTAATCATCAGAAGCACGCCTCGACACCAGACACAGACTGCAG AAGTAGTGAGCTCAGAATAAAAGCGACgcagaagatgatgaagatgctCTCTCTTCTCGAGGGGAATGAGGAGGCCGCGCTGAATGAAGTTTCTAGAAGGACGTGGAGTAGCAGGAGACCTGAAGCCCCGTCCGTCCGCTTCGAGGGGTTACAGG aaaatCCTTGCGAATCAGATGTCATGTGTTTAATCAATGATCCCGAGTTTGACAGCCCGCCGAAACAGCACAAG GAGTCCGTTCCCAAGAGCTCGGATTGTAAAAAAG AAGCTCCTGCTGGTTCTCACGCCACGGTTCGAGGGCAGAGCGTCTTCACGCCACATCCTACAGAAATCCAGCCCCATTCGCACG AGGATGACGGCACAGCTTTTAAACGGAGAAACCAGCTTCAGGACCGAGCGAATCCGGTCCTGCATCCTCCCAGACTGACCTACCGGATCACATCAGAGAGGAAGCGCGCGCCGCCAAAG GGAGCCTACAGGAAGCCCATGGAGCTGCTCCTCGGCGTGATGGAGGAGCTCTGGTCCGGGGAGAAGAAGGAGAACCGGCAAAACAGGACGCTCCTCG TGAAGACCGTTCAGATCCTCGGCATGATGGAGAGGGACGTTGCGGGAGGAGAACTGGAGATACGGACTCTGAAAGAGACGCTCGAAGCCTTCAGAACACGGACTGAATTACAGGAAGAACGGCATCGGACCGAGACCGAAGATCTCAAACTCCAGCTTCGTCAGACGCGAGAGGCCACC CGAGCCCTCAGTGAGCAGATGAAGGACGTTCTGGAGGAGAACGTGTCTTTACAGAAACGGCTGATCAAAGCAGAGAAGCGGCTGCTGAAGAAGCCGCCGGACGCGCAGGACAGAG GACAGCAAACGGTCCCAGAGGAGTCCGACGCGAGAAGACGGGAGGGAAACGGAGCGGACGAGCCGCAGGAGAGCTACAG gtCTTTGATCGCCAGAAACGAGCGCTTGCTGCAGCAGCTGGAGGAGGCTCTGGTCTAG
- the LOC122361070 gene encoding tubulin polymerization-promoting protein isoform X1: MGASGSCVKKNQERLRASDADVGSELGRARGQRNMEEFKVQTAKHPVPNSSPMRPHGDQPKDHAAKRLSSASNGTSDGGAGAKTPVEITALEESFRRFAIHGDTRATGRDLNGKNWSKLCKDCGVIDGKSITLTDVDIVFSKVKNKSARTITYSQFKEALAELARKRFKDKSSEDAAREVYSMIEGKSPIISGVTRAVASPTVSRLTDTSKFTGSHKERFDETGRGKGKAGRVEVVDTSGYVSGYKHAGSYEKKVSKPPRD, encoded by the exons ATGGGAGCTTCTGGGAG CTGCGTCAAGAAAAACCAAGAGCGCCTGAGAGCGAGCGACGCTGACGTGGGATCAGAGCTGGGGAGGGCCAGAGGGCAAAG AAACATGGAGGAGTTTAAAGTTCAGACGGCCAAGCACCCCGTCCCCAACAGTTCACCGATGAGGCCGCACGGCGACCAGCCCAAAGATCACGCGGCCAAGCGGCTGTCCTCGGCCTCCAACGGCACGAGCGACGGAGGAGCGGGCGCCAAAACCCCGGTGGAGATCACGGCCCTCGAGGAGTCCTTCCGCCGCTTCGCCATCCACGGAGACACGCGAGCCACCGGCAGGGACCTGAACGGCAAGAACTGGTCCAAGCTGTGCAAAGACTGCGGCGTCATCGACGGCAAGAGCATCACCCTCACAGACGTGGACATCGTCTTCTCCAAAGTCAA GAACAAATCTGCCCGCACCATTACATACAGCCAGTTCAAAGAAGCGCTGGCGGAGCTCGCCAGGAAGCGCTTCAAAGACAAGAGCAGCGAGGACGCCGCGCGAGAGGTTTACAGCATGATAGAAGGGAAATCGCCCATAATATCTGGAGTCACG CGAGCCGTGGCGTCCCCGACCGTGTCCCGCTTGACCGACACCAGCAAGTTCACGGGGTCGCACAAGGAGCGCTTCGACGAGACGGGCCGCGGGAAGGGCAAGGCCGGCCGGGTGGAAGTGGTGGACACGTCCGGGTACGTCTCCGGATACAAGCACGCAGGCTCGTACGAGAAGAAAGTTTCCAAACCTCCCCGCGACTGA
- the LOC122361070 gene encoding tubulin polymerization-promoting protein isoform X2, which translates to MEEFKVQTAKHPVPNSSPMRPHGDQPKDHAAKRLSSASNGTSDGGAGAKTPVEITALEESFRRFAIHGDTRATGRDLNGKNWSKLCKDCGVIDGKSITLTDVDIVFSKVKNKSARTITYSQFKEALAELARKRFKDKSSEDAAREVYSMIEGKSPIISGVTRAVASPTVSRLTDTSKFTGSHKERFDETGRGKGKAGRVEVVDTSGYVSGYKHAGSYEKKVSKPPRD; encoded by the exons ATGGAGGAGTTTAAAGTTCAGACGGCCAAGCACCCCGTCCCCAACAGTTCACCGATGAGGCCGCACGGCGACCAGCCCAAAGATCACGCGGCCAAGCGGCTGTCCTCGGCCTCCAACGGCACGAGCGACGGAGGAGCGGGCGCCAAAACCCCGGTGGAGATCACGGCCCTCGAGGAGTCCTTCCGCCGCTTCGCCATCCACGGAGACACGCGAGCCACCGGCAGGGACCTGAACGGCAAGAACTGGTCCAAGCTGTGCAAAGACTGCGGCGTCATCGACGGCAAGAGCATCACCCTCACAGACGTGGACATCGTCTTCTCCAAAGTCAA GAACAAATCTGCCCGCACCATTACATACAGCCAGTTCAAAGAAGCGCTGGCGGAGCTCGCCAGGAAGCGCTTCAAAGACAAGAGCAGCGAGGACGCCGCGCGAGAGGTTTACAGCATGATAGAAGGGAAATCGCCCATAATATCTGGAGTCACG CGAGCCGTGGCGTCCCCGACCGTGTCCCGCTTGACCGACACCAGCAAGTTCACGGGGTCGCACAAGGAGCGCTTCGACGAGACGGGCCGCGGGAAGGGCAAGGCCGGCCGGGTGGAAGTGGTGGACACGTCCGGGTACGTCTCCGGATACAAGCACGCAGGCTCGTACGAGAAGAAAGTTTCCAAACCTCCCCGCGACTGA
- the zdhhc11 gene encoding palmitoyltransferase ZDHHC11 isoform X2 — protein MTNLSCLSGDRRTAPQSSGSRTELFSPPLRSRINGWSPPLHGFQLLAWLLYGFMAVVGFGVYVPLLPAPWSSAAYGTIGAVFLLHLLSHVAAVTVDPADLSVRSRKEYSSPVPVFDNTKHQHVIHNLHCSLCEVDVGPKAKHCSSCNKCIADFDHHCKWLNNCVGGRNYWFFFVTISSAVAGMVLLIPVVLFVFVEHYVNPSVLRTAPQFQTVKGNGTWLVFLPAAPLETSSLSLLVLAFITVLLGLAALLLLCHLLCFHVYLLSQGISTYEYIVRKRQSPNPKEKEKLPAPLPSNGATAQSLGPLESPVDCDAPLSSRSCAFKLEDKGQTPGRLPEPICAELEEVNGERREESPAQMIPGKAAALSDAVFSRGRSSPPLCFLLVGEPLMSLPVGRTLGGTSAEKPIVQDPLGSSIMDRQQGVKGHTP, from the exons ATGACGAAC CTGAGCTGCTTGTCCGGTGACCGGAGGACGGCGCCGCAGAGCTCCGGCAGCAGGACCGAGCTGTTCTCTCCGCCGCTCCGCTCCAGGATCAACGGCTGGTCCCCGCCGCTGCACGGCTTCCAGCTCCTCGCCTGGCTCCTCTACGGCTTCATGGCCGTCGTGGGCTTCGGCGTTTACGTGCCTCTCCTGCCGGCGCCGTGGAGCTCGGCCGCGTACGGC ACGATCGGCGCCGTGTTTCTTCTTCATCTGCTGAGTCACGTGGCAGCGGTGACGGTGGACCCCGCGGACCTGAGCGTCCGGAGCAGGAAGGAGTACTCCAGCCCCGTGCCCGTGTTTGATAACACCAAACATCAGCACGTCATCCACAACCTGCACTGCTCGCTCTGTGAGGTCGACGT AGGACCCAAAGCCAAACACTGCAGCAGCTGTAACAAATGCATCGCAGACTTCGACCATCACTGCAAATGGCTGAACAACTGCGTGGGAGGAAGGAACTACTG gttCTTTTTCGTAACCATTTCCTCTGCTGTCGCTGGGATGGTCCTCCTCATTCCCGTGGTGCTGTTTGTCTTCGTCGAGCACTACGTGAATCCCTCCGTCCTGCGCACCGCCCCGCAGTTTCAGA CTGTGAAAGGAAACGGCACGTGGCTGGTTTTTCTGCCGGCGGCTCCGTTAGAGACGAGCTCCCTCAGCCTGCTGGTCCTGGCCTTCATCACCGTTCTTCTTGGTCTGGCTGCTCTCTTGCTGCTCTGTCACTTGCTGTGCTTCCACGTCTACTTAC TGTCTCAGGGCATCAGCACGTACGAGTACATCGTCAGAAAGCGCCAGTCTCCGAACCCCAAAGAGAAGGAAAAGCTTCCTGCGCCGCTGCCGTCTAACGGAGCCACCGCGCAG AGTCTCGGGCCGCTGGAGTCGCCGGTGGACTGTGACGCTCCGCTCTCCAGCAGGTCCTG CGCTTTTAAACTGGAAGACAAAGGACAAACACCCGGCCGACTGCCAGAACCCATCTGTGCCgag cTGGAGGAAGTGAATGGAGAGAGACGTGAGGAGTCACCAGCTCAGATGATCCCAGGTAAAGCTGCGGCTCTTTCTGACGCTGTGTTCAGCCGCGGCCGCTCCTCACCGCCTCTCTGCTTCCTGCTGGTAGGCGAGCCgctgatgtcacttcctgtgggCCGGACCCTCGGCGGGACGAGCGCAGAGAAGCCGATCGTCCAGGACCCGCTGGGGAGCTCCATCATGGACCGTCAGCAGGGGGTCAAAGGGCACACGCCGTGA
- the zdhhc11 gene encoding palmitoyltransferase ZDHHC11 isoform X3 has product MTNSCLCPQLSCLSGDRRTAPQSSGSRTELFSPPLRSRINGWSPPLHGFQLLAWLLYGFMAVVGFGVYVPLLPAPWSSAAYGTIGAVFLLHLLSHVAAVTVDPADLSVRSRKEYSSPVPVFDNTKHQHVIHNLHCSLCEVDVGPKAKHCSSCNKCIADFDHHCKWLNNCVGGRNYWFFFVTISSAVAGMVLLIPVVLFVFVEHYVNPSVLRTAPQFQTVKGNGTWLVFLPAAPLETSSLSLLVLAFITVLLGLAALLLLCHLLCFHVYLLSQGISTYEYIVRKRQSPNPKEKEKLPAPLPSNGATAQSLGPLESPVDCDAPLSSRSCAFKLEDKGQTPGRLPEPICAELEEVNGERREESPAQMIPGEPLMSLPVGRTLGGTSAEKPIVQDPLGSSIMDRQQGVKGHTP; this is encoded by the exons ATGACGAAC TCCTGTCTGTGTCCTCAGCTGAGCTGCTTGTCCGGTGACCGGAGGACGGCGCCGCAGAGCTCCGGCAGCAGGACCGAGCTGTTCTCTCCGCCGCTCCGCTCCAGGATCAACGGCTGGTCCCCGCCGCTGCACGGCTTCCAGCTCCTCGCCTGGCTCCTCTACGGCTTCATGGCCGTCGTGGGCTTCGGCGTTTACGTGCCTCTCCTGCCGGCGCCGTGGAGCTCGGCCGCGTACGGC ACGATCGGCGCCGTGTTTCTTCTTCATCTGCTGAGTCACGTGGCAGCGGTGACGGTGGACCCCGCGGACCTGAGCGTCCGGAGCAGGAAGGAGTACTCCAGCCCCGTGCCCGTGTTTGATAACACCAAACATCAGCACGTCATCCACAACCTGCACTGCTCGCTCTGTGAGGTCGACGT AGGACCCAAAGCCAAACACTGCAGCAGCTGTAACAAATGCATCGCAGACTTCGACCATCACTGCAAATGGCTGAACAACTGCGTGGGAGGAAGGAACTACTG gttCTTTTTCGTAACCATTTCCTCTGCTGTCGCTGGGATGGTCCTCCTCATTCCCGTGGTGCTGTTTGTCTTCGTCGAGCACTACGTGAATCCCTCCGTCCTGCGCACCGCCCCGCAGTTTCAGA CTGTGAAAGGAAACGGCACGTGGCTGGTTTTTCTGCCGGCGGCTCCGTTAGAGACGAGCTCCCTCAGCCTGCTGGTCCTGGCCTTCATCACCGTTCTTCTTGGTCTGGCTGCTCTCTTGCTGCTCTGTCACTTGCTGTGCTTCCACGTCTACTTAC TGTCTCAGGGCATCAGCACGTACGAGTACATCGTCAGAAAGCGCCAGTCTCCGAACCCCAAAGAGAAGGAAAAGCTTCCTGCGCCGCTGCCGTCTAACGGAGCCACCGCGCAG AGTCTCGGGCCGCTGGAGTCGCCGGTGGACTGTGACGCTCCGCTCTCCAGCAGGTCCTG CGCTTTTAAACTGGAAGACAAAGGACAAACACCCGGCCGACTGCCAGAACCCATCTGTGCCgag cTGGAGGAAGTGAATGGAGAGAGACGTGAGGAGTCACCAGCTCAGATGATCCCAG GCGAGCCgctgatgtcacttcctgtgggCCGGACCCTCGGCGGGACGAGCGCAGAGAAGCCGATCGTCCAGGACCCGCTGGGGAGCTCCATCATGGACCGTCAGCAGGGGGTCAAAGGGCACACGCCGTGA
- the zdhhc11 gene encoding palmitoyltransferase ZDHHC11 isoform X1, with translation MTNSCLCPQLSCLSGDRRTAPQSSGSRTELFSPPLRSRINGWSPPLHGFQLLAWLLYGFMAVVGFGVYVPLLPAPWSSAAYGTIGAVFLLHLLSHVAAVTVDPADLSVRSRKEYSSPVPVFDNTKHQHVIHNLHCSLCEVDVGPKAKHCSSCNKCIADFDHHCKWLNNCVGGRNYWFFFVTISSAVAGMVLLIPVVLFVFVEHYVNPSVLRTAPQFQTVKGNGTWLVFLPAAPLETSSLSLLVLAFITVLLGLAALLLLCHLLCFHVYLLSQGISTYEYIVRKRQSPNPKEKEKLPAPLPSNGATAQSLGPLESPVDCDAPLSSRSCAFKLEDKGQTPGRLPEPICAELEEVNGERREESPAQMIPGKAAALSDAVFSRGRSSPPLCFLLVGEPLMSLPVGRTLGGTSAEKPIVQDPLGSSIMDRQQGVKGHTP, from the exons ATGACGAAC TCCTGTCTGTGTCCTCAGCTGAGCTGCTTGTCCGGTGACCGGAGGACGGCGCCGCAGAGCTCCGGCAGCAGGACCGAGCTGTTCTCTCCGCCGCTCCGCTCCAGGATCAACGGCTGGTCCCCGCCGCTGCACGGCTTCCAGCTCCTCGCCTGGCTCCTCTACGGCTTCATGGCCGTCGTGGGCTTCGGCGTTTACGTGCCTCTCCTGCCGGCGCCGTGGAGCTCGGCCGCGTACGGC ACGATCGGCGCCGTGTTTCTTCTTCATCTGCTGAGTCACGTGGCAGCGGTGACGGTGGACCCCGCGGACCTGAGCGTCCGGAGCAGGAAGGAGTACTCCAGCCCCGTGCCCGTGTTTGATAACACCAAACATCAGCACGTCATCCACAACCTGCACTGCTCGCTCTGTGAGGTCGACGT AGGACCCAAAGCCAAACACTGCAGCAGCTGTAACAAATGCATCGCAGACTTCGACCATCACTGCAAATGGCTGAACAACTGCGTGGGAGGAAGGAACTACTG gttCTTTTTCGTAACCATTTCCTCTGCTGTCGCTGGGATGGTCCTCCTCATTCCCGTGGTGCTGTTTGTCTTCGTCGAGCACTACGTGAATCCCTCCGTCCTGCGCACCGCCCCGCAGTTTCAGA CTGTGAAAGGAAACGGCACGTGGCTGGTTTTTCTGCCGGCGGCTCCGTTAGAGACGAGCTCCCTCAGCCTGCTGGTCCTGGCCTTCATCACCGTTCTTCTTGGTCTGGCTGCTCTCTTGCTGCTCTGTCACTTGCTGTGCTTCCACGTCTACTTAC TGTCTCAGGGCATCAGCACGTACGAGTACATCGTCAGAAAGCGCCAGTCTCCGAACCCCAAAGAGAAGGAAAAGCTTCCTGCGCCGCTGCCGTCTAACGGAGCCACCGCGCAG AGTCTCGGGCCGCTGGAGTCGCCGGTGGACTGTGACGCTCCGCTCTCCAGCAGGTCCTG CGCTTTTAAACTGGAAGACAAAGGACAAACACCCGGCCGACTGCCAGAACCCATCTGTGCCgag cTGGAGGAAGTGAATGGAGAGAGACGTGAGGAGTCACCAGCTCAGATGATCCCAGGTAAAGCTGCGGCTCTTTCTGACGCTGTGTTCAGCCGCGGCCGCTCCTCACCGCCTCTCTGCTTCCTGCTGGTAGGCGAGCCgctgatgtcacttcctgtgggCCGGACCCTCGGCGGGACGAGCGCAGAGAAGCCGATCGTCCAGGACCCGCTGGGGAGCTCCATCATGGACCGTCAGCAGGGGGTCAAAGGGCACACGCCGTGA